agcccatttatacgTTCTTTGTCAAGCGTTTTGTGATTCCTCGGAGCGCATTTACAGGGGCATTTACCCCCTTTACCACTAATTTGCCTCCTAGTTGATGACGTATAATAAGCACAATAACATTATATACAGATGTTGTTGTTGCTTTATTACCTAACTATTTCCAACAAATGTGGAGGTAGTTGGAAGTTATAATGAATCGCAGGAGTGCAGATCCAACCTTTCTGTGTCCGCATGATACGTTTATCGCACAATAGAGCTAGAAATGCCCCTCCACCGAGGGCAAAACCTATCACATAAGTATACGAGAAATGATAAGAACTACAATTCAATAATATACTGATATAATGTAAGTTATAACACGAAATGTGATACTCATGGAAGATTTGTCATTTGGTCTagtaaccctagaactacgaaggggggtgTACCAACCCATAAGATtttgtatccgtcataaaaaaaacgcacgcgtttacgcccaaacgacttaagctaatcgtagatccatcgtGATAAAATCTTTACCCCAGCCCCTTTAataccgggggtaggaccggccatcaaagatgaccatagaaggTGGGAGGGGTGGTGAGACTCCGttaattttcatttcgctcttgtgaaattattccaagagctaaaAACTTTATactttttatttatataaaaatagtCATTATACTTTTACATTCTTGAGACAATTCGGTGAAAATTTTTGCAGAATTATTAGCCGAAAataaattttgcctatacttctatatatagccagaatttccaaaattaacGGTATataacgtttataattgaaaatgaggggtgcacccccccccctcgtAGTCTGTGTtataaaatatggctcagtagttctagggctaAATACCATTTCATCTAATACCCATTTCGTCTACGTCCACTTGGTCCAAAGTCCATTGCGTCCAATACTCATTTGGTCCAATTATCATTATCCTATAACCATTTAGACCAAAAGTCACTTTGTCTAGTAACAAACCATTAAGTCCAATaatcatttagtctaatacccacaTGGTCTttaaccattaagtctaatagACATTTGGTCtgcaaaccatttggtctaacaagaCAACTGGAGGAGATGAGTTGAATATACAATCCCGCGCGAAATGCttgggacagtttgtttattttaaacatccccgctccccttattcaatatTGGATGCTGCAAAATAGTAAGTGGTTGCGCTCAAtgtctgctccaacattgtttccaggggaggggagggggagtaAGAAGCAAGTACATAACATAAGCTATGAAACGTATCGTGtattttcagctttatgttcaattcacaggaaaTTGAATTATAAATACATtatctgtcccaacgattttcgcacaagattgtagATTGGTTGGTTTGATTGAGTTATGACAGACATAACAAAATGTATTATGCAATACTTCAACTGCTGGGGATGGCTATCACTTGAAAAAGGAAGTAATTTAGGTATATCACTTTTGTTAATTGCTAATGATACGAATGTAATTGAGGTATGTAATTTCTGGTAATTGTAAATGCTTCATATGTAATTAAGGTGTACTCATTTTGATATATGTTTagtgattcaatcatgtttcaccgttgttcatcaccgattaacaacgatgcgtccgcgtcgtctgcgtggtttacttcgcgagggcagctttagctgcccgagcgaagtaaaccacgcagacgcgccggacacaacaacgaaaagaagctaaagatcgttgatcattgccactcagccttacaaaaacttcgatgatttctctgttgatatcagcaataaaactacagaataaaacggcaatgtttagccgctacctgaaaaatactgaattcaacttgtaaccTTGCATACGcataaaggttccaggcatgacgaatcttacgcgctctcgcgtaacgcttagtctcgctcgcgttcgcgtatacgctacactAAAAGTgcggattcatcatggattaacaacggtcGGCACCTGTACAAAGggataggaagagttgttgaaaaatgGATGTACGACCAAAATTGAGTCGAGAAAAAAATTGACATGGTTGTGGAAAAAGTATAGAATATTGAAACCATTGCAATTGATACGGATATAATTGAAGTATATTGGTAAATTATAAATGCGACGGATGTAGTTCAGGCATATCATCTTTGGTCATTGTAAATGTGAGGGATATAATCGAGGTATATCATTGttagtaattgaatatatgaatacaaaagccacctaagtccatactttggccaaattgagttaagcatgggaaattgttgctatacataggcctgtcatatgcatgaaagaacaactcaaattcattctctgtgtctattgggcatgtgaaaaatagcatgtatgaaagaatcacccaattccatgatttgagtcttgtaacacattgattgaaatccagtatgtataaaagtccacttgtaacacattcattgctagagaatgacttttgaacaaaaatgggtttaataaaggaaagtgtgtggtttatattacatggcagaatgattatcaacattatacatacctgtgtgctttattttgtattatcttactagtggtaatctcattctaacattgctgtctttgtatatgattcaaaaaccacctaagtccaaaatttaaaatgaaccccacgaagtccctgaaatgctaatcgtcatacctaatacaggttaatccactcatttgcacgtaaaacttaccatattgaccaggtaaatctaactgaaggaattaaaatgatacacgggtttttctctcaaaataacttcacatggacttaggtggcttttgtattcatgtattcaattgtaagtgCTAAGGATGTAATTGAGGTATATCACTGTTGGTAATTATAAATGTGACGGATGTAGTTCAGGCATATCATCTTTGGTAATTGTAAATGTGAGGGATATAATCGAGGTATATCATTGTTAGTAATTGTAAGTGCTAAGGATGTAATTGAGGTATATCATTGCTGCTAATTACAAATGCGACGGATGTAGTTCAGGCATATCATCTTTGGTAACTGTAAATGTGAGGGATATAATCGAGGTATATCATTGTTAGTAATTGTAAGTGCTAAGGATGTAATTGAGGTATATCACTGTTGGTAATTATAAATGTGACGGATGTAGTTCAGGCATATCATCTTTGGTAATTGTAAATGTGAGGGATATAATCGAGGTATATTCTTGTTAGTAATTGTAAGTGCTAAGGATGTAATTGAGGTATATCACTGTTGGTAATTATAAATGCGACGGATGTAGTTCAGGCATATCATCTTTGGTAATTATAAATGTGAGGGATATAATCGAGGTATATTCTTGTTAGTAATTGTAAGTGCTAAGGATGTAATTGAGGTATATCACTGTTGGTAATTATAAATGCGACGGATGTAGTTCAGGCATATCATCTTTGGTAATTATAAATGTGAGGGATATAATCGAGGTATATTCTTGTTAGTAATTGTAAGTGCTAAGGATGTAATTGAGGTATATCATTGCTGCTAATTACAAATGCGACGGATGTAGTTCAGGCATATCATCTTTGGTAACTGTAAATGTGAGGGATATAATCGAGGTATATCATTGTTAGTAATTGTAAGTGCTAAGGATGTAATTGAGGTATATCACTGTTGGTAATTATAAATGTGACGGATGTAGTTCAGGCATATCATCTTTGGTAATTGTAAATGTGAGGGATATAATCGAGGTATATTCTTGTTAGTAATTGTAAGTGCTAAGGATGTAATTGAGGTATATCACTGTTGGTAATTATAAATGCGACGGATGTAGTTCAGGCATATCATCTTTGGTAATTATAAATGTGAGGGATATAATCGAGGTATATTCTTGTTAGTAATTGTAAGTGCTAAGGATGTAATTGAGGTATATCACTGTTGGTAATTATAAATGCGACGGATGTAGTTCAGGCATATCATCTTTGGTAATTATAAATGTGAGGGATATAATCGAGGTATATTCTTGTTAGTAATTGTAAGTGCTAAGGATGTAATTGAGGTATATCACTGTTGGTAATTATAAATGCGACGGATGTAGTTCAGGCATATCATCTTTGGTAATTATAAATGTGAGGGATATAATCGAAGTATATCATTGTTGGAAATTGTAAATCTTATGAGGCAATAAAAGCTACCGATGATTGAGGTATATCATCGTtggtaattacaaatgctataaaTGTAATTAAGATGTATCAATATTGTTTATCGTGAATGCAACAGATATATTgaggtaaaacgttttgtgtttgtttggtaCATACCATTAATTGCAGCGATTGTTGGTAGTGGAAATGTCGCCAACTTATTGTCTAATCGTGTCCAAGCTTGAAAGAATTCTCTGGTTGTACCTTCATCTTGTTTAACCAACCACTCAAGATCTAGTCCCATGCTGAAGAATGTCCCTGTCCCCGTGATAACCAATGCCTTGGCATTTACATTTCTTTGAGACAAAATAACAGTgacttaaaggaacactccggcaatcacaacattcacaaactcatattgaccataaaacgaataaaaacagccggctctcaacacgcgatgttcagaattcccgcgccgaaattgcctgtggtaatgacgtcatggttatgtgtgctcaattgtcgtcagccttcattgtgttattGAAAGgaattgccacaggcaattttggtgtccgggaaatttgaatatcgcgtggtgagagtCGGCTGTGATCCGTGCTTGATAATtgcttttctaacatataaggcacaaTGCTGTGATTGCCGAAGTGTTCCTTTAAAGCAGTTTTAATCTTATTGATTTTAAACTTCACCTCTTACATGTATGACAAGACTTCCGGgatgcttaatttctttctgcaaacataatgggccgcaatatatcactaaccgcatagtccgaggcaaggttcattattgtcagggttagggtcttatggttatggttagggtacgggttaggggttagggttagggttagggttagggttagggttagggttagggttagggttagggttagggttagggttaggggtagggttagggtttagggttagggttagggttagggttagggttagggttagggttagggttagggttagggttagggttagggttagggttagggtaagggttagggttagggattagggttaggcttagggttaggattatatacgtatttattagtactaatatactatgcactttattccgtaatcaataagtatcataaacaaacacctttctggcacaacgaatcatagcacagtcgtgtaggcattagactatggatacgaagattgtgggttcgaacccccaggtaaaccgttgtagaattttaattatatcgattgctttttattttattaagtaagaggaaataataatggtaataaactcgtgttatatctagcctcataggcctataattacatgtatgtactatgtgttatcgcattgcggcccattatggttgcagaaagaaataacgcttcCGGGATCGACAGTACTAGGTCTCCCCTGATTATTGTAATTTGCagacatggtttttttttaaagcaaacacTGAACAACAGCTTTATAGTGAAAGGTTTTTGGCTGTTATCTTTCTTCTGCGCAGATTTGATGCTGATATTCGACAACGTAATACAAAACAATGGTTAGAGACTGTAGAAATTCAACCAGTCACCGAAACATACACGACCCTGATCAAGATTGTTACATACATGTTGCACAAACTGAACTTGTACAGTCTATTGAGTAGACCTAAGCTGTACCTGAAGCAATCATTTATCACATTGTGAAAGTCAAATACCACTGTTTAGTAAACATAGTGCCGGCGGTTTTCCAGTTTGGTGAATACAGGCAACCTTTACCCTGTGACATTAACGTAATAAGACTTAATTTGTTTGGATATTTCTCACTTCCTACCCAGACCTTGCCGTTTTGAGGCAAGCGATCGTTCTCGCTCACCACCGTCGCCCAAACTAGATTTCTAGTGAGCGAATTTCCACTCGCCATATACACTAAATATCACttgctgcgaatctcccaaaatcagccagtGAATCAGTAAAAATTCAGTATTTAATAAAATCTTTACTCCTCAAAGCGGAAAAAGGCAAAAATTTCGCATTTTAACATAAATACgtaaataccattttaaaaccgaagctctacttgattatacACCCCCAATAAGAGTATTGTGAAAACTTGTTAAAATTCGATCActtgcctagcatcatgctagagAGTGATAGAgccccgccaccgtgttgcgcccttgggcaaggcgctttgtctcgcttgcctcaccccacccaggtgcaatgggaagctattaggggtagtcacagtcattgtactgatgaaccctgcgccatttgtaggcagcaaacgtggttccgacataccgtattctaataacggcgaattaaatgtaaagcgctttgaggctgtttacggcataaagcgctatataaatatctacatttatttttagcagtcaagttagctcaatcgataaggcgttcgactatggtgcgagaggttgcgggttcgaaccctggcggtgcctagtacgctctcgtgtagaaattgagttagcttgaaattccattggacaaggaactcactgctaatttgtctcgttgtaacccgtacgaaactcggggagctgatcctggttgcgaagccgggttgcgaaggttatttgtggaatgtctagggtgtgcgctcttgaagcagcaaagtccctgaaatgctgttaaatggtttgtggaatgatgtgggccgtagtggtcatcgataacctgtaaagtgtgctgaggcttgtggatcaacgtctaggcgttgtgcctgtgcgtagcgcactataaatcactgcgctttctttTGAtaaaccactcgcctttaaaatctagacagcaaggccacacaccactcttcgccatacatacattctccggcggcggggctcgaacccacgcgtcttagaccgctcggccacaaggacttgttggtgtcatcgtgaaaatttaaacatataatcgcaacttcattacttcaacataccacgtgacaagcaaagacagaaaacgtaccatattttggaattgtatttgtttaaaaacatgaatgtgtattaatagcgctcaattgttgataactgcgtgttctatatacagaaatccgacaataaatgagcctatacatgcacaatagtttttccatacattatatcgattttgactcgcatgTGCGCTACTAGCCTGCTACTCGCCGTATATGTCGGTCAGTatgtggcctaccatttttcttgtagcttcttgtatacacgttgatgtttttatcatttatacaaGAAATCCACAATCATTatacccctaattttatttcaggaaataaaagactagattaccataaaaacgaaacagtgaTCTTTgtcggggtctaatgtaatttttacatggaattttcaacgttgtttctatcgccattctcgctcaattttggcgtatatagaattgaaataaaattctctgcctcataaatgacatcaaatgtgccacaattgggtatcacaaatcgttatatatgatgtgcagttaagggctggggtatgaacgtttggacagtatttattttgggacataagagcacatcagacatatcgaattgcattctgaatacgaagaatgtcattctgatatcaaataattttgatttttgaaattcgcaatttaatacacattttatggcaaatcattaaaattgatatttttgatatttaacagtacttgaagtaaactttataaatctgatgatttatacttaaagtgtatgtaggtgggatgaaaagccgacgatcaattgaaaattttgaccttttgtattgaagatatggattttttcccaaaacaccaaaaaaaattaggtctttttgggaaaaaatccatatcttcaatatgaaaggtcaaaattttcaattgaccgtcggctttttcctccctgctacatacactttaagaatatatcattagatttatataattacttcgaggactgttatatatcaaaaatttgaaaaatatcaaattgttttaatttgtcataaaatttgtattatattgtgattttcaaaaaatgaaaattatttgatatcagaaagagatgcttcgtattcagaatgcaattcgataggtctgaggtgctctcatgtcccacaaaaaatactgtcgaaacgcaataaacgctcattttggatcccttaatatacatattttcttttatacagaggatgcttcagttttgacaggaaaaatattttcttgaaaaccctctcactcggttatttcaaaaaggtaaccacgcttccctagaatgtgcaatgaattagcattaaaattttcttatttcaacagcattctagaaactcttggcgTTTGGCGAATAGAAGAGTAGCAAGGCCTGTTACCTGTTACAAAAGTTCATAACCTCGCCACACCTAATTCTTACCTCTCAATGCTGTTTACCGCATCCATCTTTGCATTGATACTGGTCAAATTGAACCTGTTCTTGCCATCGTTGAGCACTAATACAGCTATGTCATTGATGTAGCGAACTATGTGGCTAGCCATTTTTAATCAGCAATAAATACAACAGCTTACAACGTATAATTAAGGCAAATTATACATAATATCTGGATGATTATAGACACGTTGTGCCACCtcatataatattttgttaaatttgtgatCAAGTTTAACTCGGGTACTATAACGCTTGTTTATCGATATATCTGACCTTTATCCCCTATTATCTATATCTATacttaaagacagagataaaaagaatttatcgcgtctgacgtcatctgtcaatcaaattcgagcacggtttgtttacaagtgtcgtgatgatgacttgctgaacgcggaggtacaaccgggcgccttattgttaattttgcaccttcaaacatgcaaaccatctcaaaagttaggtctttatagtaggaaactttctttggcgaaggcaccatgtcaacaatgcctagaaaagctgctttttgccttgtaaaagtacgtaatttttcgccatttgctgctattccttttctccgatcagcaccagatagatcggtcttccttttacgcgctgattaacctgtgtaaaccaatcaaagaccgtaattgacagtgacatcagacgcgataaattctttttatttctGTATTTAATTATAGTGTCCACTTCTAGCCCAAATCAGGCCATCTCGAATTGATACCAGCTGGTACGCTATGTCAAATATAAAATAGGGTTCGTAATGTCGAaggtaaggttcgctatgtcgaatataaaAAAGGCTCGCTATGTCGATGTCAACATCGCGATGTCGGACTTAGGGGTCCCTGACGTTCATTTTACCCACAGGGCCTGTTATAACTCTCGGCGGCACTGCCAAAACAAGAAACAGTTGCACTACTCTCTCATCAAGCAATAAAATAATGACTTGTTCATTTtagttatgtatattttattcAATCTTCCAGCAGCATCGACCGCTCCAATCCGAAAAAGTACAGGCATATTACACAATAacgtaataattattattttttacgcATTGAGCTGCGatcggtttaaaaaaaaaaggttttatttcaaactataatggtgacccgcaggtcaaattgctagaaatgtacattaaacacacgtaaatagacacaatgcaatttgcaggcagcagcttaatcagcgccaatattgcaacattgaaacaaacaactatacaaacattcaATCCAACCCAGCCCCATCCCTagaaggcaatgaggataaagtgccttgcccaaggacacaacacgttggcccAAGCGGGGCTCGAattcgcaacctatggattatgagtcgggcgccttatccactcggccacacgtgctcccacgggggaccgttcacaaacacttattaggggggggggcctgatgcaaaaaaatttcatcgcgaaaatttttcgtccccccccccctcctttacagatctcaaaaatttcaaaaatccctcctttttgacatgaaaattatgggtcaaacccatagaaaagcatatggtcattttttcagccccccccataGGAGAGTcacaaattttcagggccccctttttgcatcagacccccacaagtgtttgtgaacggtcgctTAGAACTCGGCAACATTTTGACAAACCAGCCCAAAATGTACATAACAGTTTACAACAGAACTCTTATTGAAAAACATTGTTTTTAATGACATACCTCCCTCTTTGTTTTGTGTAAACTAATTTGTTTTATCAGTCAACCCTGTCCAACCTATGCCAACTTGACtgaatgtcaaaatgtcaaaacaTTCAAATTACCGAGCCTCCCGGAGTCCTTATAAGCAAAAGTGCGATGACCTCAGTTTTGATATTGATTCGTGCAACATGGTTACCAGCTAGTTGACTACTAGACTACCAGTTGACTCGTAGCGTCCTTTGTGAGCATTCATTTGAGCGAATACAGACAAACCCTACTACCTCATCCCGCGGTGTAATCCCGAGGTTAACTAATGTAACAATACCTCGGACCAAattattcatactgcagttactgtccgttttcctatacacaatacacagtgctctcaccattgacgcgtgacctctacaaatagtgtatgttagaagtataggccattgcctagttaacgtcactgtgtgagaaataaccggccaatatttaaagtactcttctgaaattctagaaaatatagttttgtaacatgtcctaaatttttagctaatttaggtgtttggaaatattcgcacttttttgttttaggaaggatatgtaaacgacagataacaccaaaaaatatgaagaaattatttccaacccgtgttaagtgtacaaccattatgtttctcattttcaagaatgctggttaacaataagcagactattgtctcatttcgtaaacaaaggcccacatagtattgttaccttgcgtttgctttataatcggttacccaactgaaactataataccagctcattacaataccgcacaggtaaaacagaaacatgtgtagtgtggatttaaccagagaagatctgatttaatcagttgacctgttttcaatgagtgttatcttggtttaatagcttttaatagggtttaagtcctgcaaaggtcgtggtgaattctactgtagacatgactgcatcatgtatgttATATGTTTAAAAC
This DNA window, taken from Amphiura filiformis chromosome 16, Afil_fr2py, whole genome shotgun sequence, encodes the following:
- the LOC140172657 gene encoding putative enoyl-CoA hydratase; this translates as MASHIVRYINDIAVLVLNDGKNRFNLTSINAKMDAVNSIERNVNAKALVITGTGTFFSMGLDLEWLVKQDEGTTREFFQAWTRLDNKLATFPLPTIAAINGFALGGGAFLALLCDKRIMRTQKGWICTPAIHYNFQLPPHLLEIVRIKVQSPKVLRDLVLFGNEINAVDALNAGLVDEIVDESLLLQKARQMATDTLGE